The sequence below is a genomic window from Oncorhynchus nerka isolate Pitt River linkage group LG7, Oner_Uvic_2.0, whole genome shotgun sequence.
TCCAGCTGGTGCCAtatgtaggagaggagaggagcccttCGAGAGTGGAGCCCTGCGAGAGTGGAGCCCTGCGAGAGTGGAGCCCTGCGAGAGTGGAGCCCTGCGAGAGAGGAGCCCTGCGAGAGTGGAGCCCTGCGAGAGTGGAGCCCTGCGAGAGAGGAGCCCTGCGAGAGGAGCCCTGCGAGAGGAGCCCTGCGAGAGTGGAGCCCTGCGAGAGAGGAGCCCTGCGAGAGTGGAGCCCTGAGAGAGTGGAGCCCTGCGAGAGTGGAGCCCTGCGAGAGTGGAGCCCTGCAGTCCAGCTATAAACCCGGAGAGACAAGAAGTGCTGGAGGTTTGTGACAAGTCCACTTCCCCTCTATGTCACTGATTTCAATATTGTTTGTGGAATGAAAACCAACAGCTAGTACATTTCATTGATTCTAATTGGGTTCTGTGTGTCATGGTCCCACCCACAGGAGGTAAGGCAGAAGAACTAGGATATTAAGATTCTGGACCAGATGAGGAACTTGCTATGGGAACGTCAATGCCTTGCTGACACTCAGGAAATAACATCACAGatgacctcaacccctcccgCCAACCCTCTCTCACTGCACTTCACAATGCCCTCCCACTAGGGGCCATGAGTTTTTCCTGACCCAGAAAACTCTAGGCCCTAGTACTTCCAACCATTGTTGTTCTGGTGTGAGATAGATCACACAAAACTACCTTTACAGTGTGGTGCTTTCAGAGACATTGAATGAACTGAGTTAACTTTTTAAAAGTTTttgttgaatttttacccctttttctccctaatttcgcggtatccaattgttagtagctactatcttgtctcatcactacaactcccgtacgggctcgggagagactaagtttgaaagtcatgcgtcctccgatacacaacccaaccaagccgtactgcttcttaacacagtgcgcatccaacccggaagccagccgcaccaatgtgtcggaggaaacaccgtgcacctggcaaccttggttagcgtgcactgcgcccggcccgccacaggagtcgctggtacgcgatgagacaaggatatccctaccggccaaaccctccctaacccggacgacgctagcccaattgtgcatcgccccacggacctcccggtcgcggccgtttacgacagagcctgggagcGAACCCAGAGACTCTGGTGGCAcggctggcgctgcagtacagcgcccttaaccactgcgccacccgggaggccgaaCTGAGTTaacttatctttttttttttaactacatATGTTTTCCTCTGCCTTTTTTAGGGGTTATAATCACTGACTCAGGACCAGCTAAATAAACTTGAATTCAGTGTTATGAAGTCCACTCAGTGAACAAAAGGCTGATCTAGTGTCAGTGCTTAACATCTGCCCTTATTCTTCGTGTTCCAACACTAGTGTCACCTGTGACCTGAGTTGAAGACAATGGGATCTCATCGTAAATTAGCCCATGGCAGCTATTTATCTCAGGTGTGCATGTCTTAGCATCATTAAGTGATTCGCTTCCTGAGTGCTGGGCAACACACCTGTTTACCTTAAGGGTTGAGAACCTTGCATGCTGACTGCTGAGGAGTCCATTTTTGCACACTGCGCAGGATCTCGAAAGAAACCACAAGCAATAGGTGAGACTTTTCCCGCAAAATAAACACATTGTAAACACACTGATTTTGTGAGAAATCTTTGCTTTGCCTTTGATACCTTGGAGGGTCGGGTGAATGCAGTTGGAGTAATGCTTTGTGACGTGAAAAGGTCTACATGCGAGTTGAATACCACCATTTGCACTTGGGAAATGTTTTTATTGGTCTTACAGTTACGTGATGTGAAATGAATCAATTGCTTTACGACTGTCCCAACTCCCAGATGTACTGCAGAAATACACCGGCTGCAGTGCACTGCACCAGCAACTGTCCGTTTGGCGCCTTCCTTCGACATGAAATACTGTCCGCCTCCATTCAGACGACAACGGGAGTGGTTGACATCTTCAACAAGTGTTCATTCACCCGTCCATTACCAACGGAGAACCAGTCACAAGAGACATAAGGCCTCCTCCATATTTTCCTCCTCAAATAGCCCGCTGTCTCAGACCCCTGGAGGCGGAGTCTAGCTCTTCGCTTTAGGTCCCCTTTCTCCCTCGTTCATCATCAGATCAGTCCgccagggtctgtctgtctgtctacatttaACCGCCAGACCAGGCCTCCACACTGTATTCCTCTATCCGTCTGTTGGTCCGTCAGGCACGCTCCAGGTCCTTGTACTTCTTTCGCAGGACAGACACCTGGTCCTTGAAGAGCAGGGGGTCCAGGCGGAACTGGGAGTGGACCAGGGGCATGTATCCGAACCAGCTGGCGAAGCTGTTCACACACTCCTGCCTCTGGGCAAAGTGCTCCGGGTTGGCCCACAGAGCACTCATCTTCGTACCCTAGGAGGAGATAAGAAAagaggacatggaggagagagagagagagagagagagagagagagagagagagagacagagagacagagacagagacagagacagagagagagagacagagagagacagagagagagagagagagagagagagagagagagagggcgagttTGAAACCAAGGTCGCCGTCGCACGCAAAAGTGGCACATCACATCAATGTACAGACGGGATGAACAAATGGAATTATGGTTCTGTATACCATGGGAATGTTTACCGTAGATAATTACTGGCGACGTCATAACTCAACCTTATCTATAGGCTGATAAAGATATGTGGCTGATACGTATATTACCGGTCAGAAAACTAGGGAACTGTTACAATTACCATGGCTAGTCGATCTCACGTCGGACACATGGGGTTGTTCAGTCTGATAGAGTAGGAAGGAATAACAGTCTGACAGAGTAGGAAGGAATAACAGTCTGACAGTCTGATAGAGTAGGAAGGAATAACAGTCTGACAGTCTGATAGAGTAGGAAGGAATAACAGTCTGACAGTCTGATAGAGTAGGAAGGAATAACAGTCTGACAGTCTGATAGAGTAGGAAGGAATAACAGTCTGACAGAGTAGGAAGGAATAACAGTCTGACAGAGTAGGAAGGAATAACAGTCTGACAGTCTGATAGAGTAGGAAGGAATAACAGTCTGACAGTCTGATAGAGTAGGAAGGAATAACAGTCTGACAGTCTGATAGAGTAGGAAGGAATAACAGTCTGACAGTCTGATAGAGTAGGAAGGAATAACCTTGAGTCTGTGACGTACAGGCTGACATGCACTGTCTGTCTTTCTGGGACAATCTCATCTTCACTGAAATAGACTGGAGTAAAGGTATTGTCACGTTTAAAGAGAGTTGTCATTCTTATCAGCAACTGTCAATTATTGGCAGCAGACATTTACAGGAAAGGGTTTTGTTGAGGTTGTTCAACGGGCTGACTTTCAGCCGAGGTCATCTGAACATAAAGGCTTGCTCTTGATTAGTATTGTGTGTTCTCACTGCAATAACATTCAACTTTATTCTGTGCCTGAGAGCGCAGAAAAGGTGATGTAACTCTGTCTAACCCTAGTTAAAAAGTGATTTAACTGTCTTTGTTTTGGACACCAATACAACTGTCATGCTTTGATAtcgaaaaaaaagaaaaaaaaaatcataatgagCACTCATTGATCAGATTCACCATCTATGGGTGTCGCCTCACCTGTGGGCTGGGCAGCTCATTGGTCAGATTCACCGTTGATGGGTGTGGCCTCACCTGTGGGCTGGGAAGCTCCTTGTACTGTTTCCTCTGGGCCACTTTGATTGGCGGCAGGTGGGTGACGGCGGAAACCAGGAAGTTCATGAGGATGTCCTCACAGTTGGAGGTGCGGTCCACCAGCGCCCGCAGGGAAGGGGGCAGGTAGTGGGAGAACAGGTAGTGATAGTACCTGATGGAGAGGAAATGGAAGGTTGAGAGACAGCAAAGGTGATGTAAATAGGTGATGTAGACAATGTATGTATCTACTTGTCAGATGTCGTCGGTTGGGGGTATTGATATTGAACTGTACACGAAGCATGGTAACGCAAGGGCATTATGGGTCCCCATGCAGTAGTCACAGCCCATAGACCATCTGTTGAATGTTCTTAGTTTGTTGACTAGGTTCTATTGTGGGTCAGTAGATCTACTGCTCAGCTGTACATGAGGTTGCAGCCATAGAAACAGAATGCATAGAAAGGGCTAggaaccctggcaatttgaccgGGTGACTTGAATGGGGAGGCCGATTCTATGGCTACAGCACCTGTGGTAGAAGGCTGCCCCTGTCAGAACGATTGAGTACTCGTTAGTCCACTTGGAGGTGTACCCCCACGCGTTCTTCACTGGGTCCCAGAAGTGACTCCTGGGGGGGTAGCCCACGATGCGCTCAGGAAAACTCATCCACACCAAGAAGGCAAAGTTCACCTGCGGGAAGAGTGAGTACAGTTAGATGGGTtaagcgtgtgtctgtgtgtgttttctaccACAGTGTGTTGTTGCATAGGAAGGTCATACCTCACTGGTCAGCAGGACTGTATCTTCATCCAGACTCAGCACTGCCTCTGTCTCTATAGCCACGTTGGGCAGGAAACGACTGCtcgtctgcagagagagagagagagagggagagatggtcatTTCCATTCCTTGTTAAGTTTGAATGTGGTTGGTTTGTGCGTTGGGAGAATGAAGGAATGACAGGGGACACTGTCTGCTCCCCTGAGGTctggtatggggagagagaggacgagtCAATGACAAGCAGTGACAAAGATTCACGGTCAGAGGGGGTGGCAGAGAgctaaacagacagagagaggcagacaggaatGACAGTGTGTCATTTTGACACTCGTGGCCTGGATTTGGTGACTCGTCATTGTCACTCACCTTCCTCCTACCGTCTGTCACAGTGAGGGGGACAGGCATGGGGGGCCATTTACTCCTGGGGGGCAGTGGTTTCTCACTGTTCCACAGGATGATGATCTAGAGGGGGAGGGAATAGAGTGTGACACAGTATGCATGAATGCTTGATGATCTGAAAGGGGGAGGGAATAGAGTGTGACACAATAAGCATAAGGGTTATTAGGCTTAATGAAGCAATGTAGAGCAATCTGTTTGCTACCTATGACCTCTTATTCACCAACACGCTAAAACACACTCACCTGTGAACAGTATTTGGACTTGGAGACCACCTGAAGCAGCTTCATGATTGGCTGAGACTGGGAGACCAATGGGGAGACGGCATGGATGATGGCGGTGAACTCTTGACCTGGACTGACCCCTGCAGGAaggaatgaggagagaggagaaggtaagggagaatAATTTCTACTTTTACAAGGGTGTAATTGCCGACCGCAATTAGGTGCGTTTTCTGATATTGGCCTCTCTTGATGTCAAGTTCTACCCATTGATGCTCGCTATTGGTCCGTAGCTGTATCATTGTAggtaagcctaaccctaacccttctcctaCCCTTAGCCTCAGTCTAATAACGTGTCACACTAAAttcacctaacctgccacgtaattcacctaacctgccacgttacttatcctaacctgccaagttagttatcctaacctgccacgttacttatcctaacctgccacgttactTATCCCAACCTGCTATGTATCAGGGAAACAACACTTTTACGATCTACCTTGCACAGTACAGCGTTGCATATACAGTATGAAAGTAGTAACATATTACTGAAGCAGACAAATATTAGATTTGCTTCGTGTACTAATTAGAAACTTTATGAAatgtctatttttgttttatcagaggAGACCCTATAGAGCATATATCTATGAGCCAGTCTAGTGAGGTAGGTATGAACTAGTCAGAACCGGTCTAGTCCAGTTTGGTGTGGTTCCTTACCTAGGCTCAGGTAATAGAAGGGGAAGTGGGCCAGGTGTGTGGAGTACTCTGGCAGGACCAGTAGGCCCCCTGGCAGGGCGTTCCACATGTACTTATTTCTGGATACGTGAGAGAAAACCCGGTCCTTAattatctgagagagagagagagagagagagagagggatagtgagagagagagagagagagagagagagagagaggggggcgatagtgagagagagagagagagagagaagatagtgagaggggagagagagagagaaacaagagtgagagagagagggagatagtgagagagagagagagagagagagggggtagagagagggggaaggagagagagaacgagagagagagagagagggggatagagagaggggagagatagagaacaagagtgagagagagggggggtagagagagggggagagagagaacgagagagagggggagagagagaacgagagagagggggagagagagagagagagaggggggagatagtgagagagaaagagagagagagagagagagagagagagagagagagggaggtagagagaggggagaaagagaacgagagagagagagggagagagagggagagagagggagagagagagaggggggcgatagtgagagagagagagagagaggggggggagggagagagagagagagggagaggggagagagagaggggggatagggagagggggagagagagagggggagagagagagagagagagggggagagagagagagagagagagagagagagagaggggagagagagagaggggggatagggagaggggagagagagagggggggagagagagagagagagagagggggagagagagagagatatgacaaGGTGAGGATTGAGGGGAGCTACGTATGTTAATCTGTTAGAACACCCTGAAGTACCCATATGTTCAAACCATAATTATCTATGATCATGTGGGCtggccaagtgtgtgtgtgtaaaactgaAGTAATCACCTCAAGAATACAAATGCAGTTATCTGTTGCTTAAGTACATGCACTTCCTCACTTTGACCAGCTGGCGTCAGTACAAGAACAAAACATCCAATCCAATCCCATACAATTGAACGTGAGGTGaatccatctccctctcagtttatggGTCGTTCATTAGAGCACACCAGGTAGcaaaacatttttcaacagaaaACTAAAAACaggcatttcttattggacaaggtcCAGATAGTCCTTCCCTGTTTCAGTACGTTTCCtcccgtttggtgcctaatgaccCTACACTCCTTATCAGCTACCTCCAGTGTGGTGAGGACTATCTTGTCCACGGAGGAGAAGTAGGCATCCCATAGCATCTGGGTCCGCTGCCTCAGAGCTAGGACTCGCTCATTTCCCACCGCATGCACTGTAGAGGGgacctgggagagagaggaggaggaggagggagggagggagggagggagggagggagggagggagggagggggagagagaggaggaggaggaaggagggagggagagagggaggtggaaggtgagagagaggataggagggtagagagagcgagggtgGAAGTTGAgagcgagggaaggagggagagagggaaggtggaaggtgagagagaggataggagggtagagagagcgagggagagagataaagaaaaggGAGGGAATAGCAGACAAGGTCAATCATGTATTTAACAGGATAAAACCATCAGGATGAAATGTTCGTCGTAGAAcgacactgctctctacactgctctctacactgctctctacacttcTCTCTACACTTCTCtctacactgctctctacactgccTGGTAAATGAATAGCTGTTTCTTACAGTATAATGCTCCGTTTTTACCTGAAAGGTTGTAAACCCTTTGAACCCCCGAAACAGCCCCTAACAGTTTATTTTCGACTCAACCCGCTTTGACGAAGACAGGTCTGACACTAGCTACATTATTTCATCCCAGCCAGAGGAAAATCCACTACAAAGGGTATTATTTTGTCAGAGGGAGAGCTAGGGTTGAGGACAGGTGCCCAGCAGCTATCCTAGCTCACCTAGCTGGGTCTATAGCGCAGACTACTTCCATCAGAGGTAGGACTCTTACTTCACACACGGTTTACATGATCCCAACATTTCAGGCTAGTTACGTGATGACGCTACGCTGTACTGGAGGAAAATAAAGGGGTGGGGGGGTCACGCCCTTGGCACCAAATGAAAATAGCCCACACTCACCCCGTTCACTCTCCTAAACTAAATACCATGAATGTGTCAGATTGCTAGAGAAGGAGTAAATATATACCCAGTTGACTCACCTAGCCTGTAAGTCTACAACTGGCCATTACTTTggataaaaacatctgctaaatggccaTGTGATTTGATTATGATTAAATCAAGTTAGCCTAGCAGGGAAGTCTGCATCTTCTACAGTGATGTTTAAAGGCCAGTCGGGTAGCCGGTTGACTCCCCTAGAACCTAGTCTATAGCAGGTCTTCTAATGATTGGAACCTGAGGAAGCAAAGggcctccctcctcctttcccgtctcctctctctctctctctctctctctctctctctctctctttctctcctctcatctctatttCTGAACGAGAGATTCACCCCTCAATgatatcctgtctctctgatgtgctTGGCCTCGTTCAACCTCCCGTCACCAGCTTTATTCCCTCAAAACTCAATTTCCACATCCCTAACCccagggcgtgtgtgtgtgtgtgtatgtgtgtgtatacttgTGGGTGGTCAGAGTGtgtgagggagaggaaagagtgtgtgcgcgcgtgcgtacatgcgagcgtgtgtgtgtgtgtgtgtgcacattgcGGCCTAACGTTGTTTTGGGtcaaatccattttgaatttcaATTTCATAATTCGTCCTTTCCAAAAATGTTATACAGTATTGCTTCCAGGCCTGCTGTGAACGTGCGGTGCGTCGGTGCCACGTGTTACCTGCAGTAGcaatctctcatctccctctatgACAGCCTGGTTCCACTGGATGACATCAGAGAAGGGCAGCTCCCAACCATTACTGAGCAACACTGGAATACACGCCGcctagacggagagagagagagagagagagagagagagagagagagagagagagagagagagagagagagagagagagaaaaagagcgagCGAGTGGAAACAGAAGGAGAAAGGCTGAGTCAGTGTGACAAGCGGACAAAGACAGGCAAACGGACAGGGTAATTGGTAAGGCTACCGTTGTCCATGTGCTCTGCTTGTGGTAGAcgttcaataaaaaaaatatatgttgtcTAGATTTCCAGTCTCCGTCTCTGACACATAGCAACGTATACTAGCAGGTGGTACTTCAATAAGGCAGTCTGAGAAGATAATGAAATCAAtgacgcagtgtgtgtgtgagacactcTCTTGGGGAGGTTGCATGGGGCACAGCTACTATCTTGCCAGTCCCAGGAGCCCTTTGGGgccctagagagaaagagactaaaCTTCTGCTGCGTCActcactccctcacacacacacacacaccgatttaACAAACTCCTAGTCTGCTAATTAAGTACACTccacagggaggatggagagagggagggagtaggagagaaatggggagaggaggggggataacAGTTTGATGTTGCCATATCCCCTTGTTTACTGACAGCCGGGTTTTTGATGTTGTTGTACTTTTCTTTTTtcagctctctccttctctctctgctgcggTCCTGGTTgttggttttatttatttttctaattAAATCACAGGAGAGCAGCCAGAACCAGCTTCAGACTGATATCAGATGACTTCCCCCTCTGGCGGTCTGAAGCTTCACTAGTTGCCTCACCAGAGACCGGCCCTCACTCAGGCAGCCATGTAGACAACGCTAAGATACACTAGGCTACGCTCCAGGTAACAGGGTTGAGGCCTGGGGCTCGCCTGAGCCACTTCCCCAGAGATGGTGTGCTTTGAGGCGGACTGACTAAGAAGTATTCCTCTGACTGCATCCCAGTGCTCAGCATATGGGAAtatgtgtgttgttgttttttggttgtttgcattgggagatgaagagaggagcatcaggggtagtgtgtgtgtgtgtgtgtgtgtgtgtgtgtgtgtgtgtgtgtgtgtgtgtgtgtgtgtgtgtgtgtgtgtgtgtgtgtgtgtgtgtgtactcaggcatttgtccgtgtgtgtgtgcccccGCAGGAGTGTATGCACCGAGAGTTGGAACGCTGGCAGTAAGTTTCATACCACACGGGTAATTGCACATTCTTTTGTGGGCTTGGGCTGGCACGACGAGAAAAGGAGATCTTACAAATCTCAGACTGGCCTAAATGGAAAAGCAAAGGagacaagaggaagagagggaagagaaacagagggagaaggagggagagagcgggggagTGAGTGCAGAGGAGGAGTGAGTTAGCTGTGTGAGAGTGAGCTTCCCTGCCAAGCCCCGCGTTCAGTGGATTTGCCCATTCAGCTCAGATCAGCAGTGTGGCAGGCTGGCAACCCTATGGAAGCTTCCGGACCAttgagagactcagagagagagatgggcagggAACACAAGAGTCTGGGAGGTTTATTGGTAGGTAAAAACCATGAAGACAGCTCCTTCACCAAAACATCAACGTGGGTGGTAATTCCACACAGTCTGTCCAAGACCATTATTTCATGAACTACATGGTTTATTGAAGCAGAGTTTGATGAAAGGTAAACCCTTTCAATGTTAAACTttccaaatatatatatttttttttcttatCGCAAATCAGTCAACACCATCCTAAGTGTTAACCTTAAATTGTACACGTTAGAACAGAACATAAGGATATTCATCCGATAGTTGGGCAGGGTGTGGCTATGACTGCTAATAGCTAACACGGTCCACGTCAATCCATCATCTTGATAGTTCAGAGGTGGATTCGTACtcgtagcctggtcccaggagtTGGTCATAGGAGTTGACAAGACAGCACAAGCAGGTCACATAtctctgggaccaggctagcgtATTGGGTGCAGTATTTGGCATTCTTCTAGGACCATGCTAGTGCATTGTGATCCGTATTTGGCATCTTACCTGTAAAGACTCTAGGAAGCGAAAGGAGCCCAGGCGACGACCCCGGGGAACCAGGCAGAAGGTGGAGTTGTGGAGCAGCTCCTGATAATcaaacctgagagagagagagagagagagagagagagagatggagagttggTGTTGGAGGACAAAGACCATGAAGGTAGCAGTTCTAGAGGCAAAAGACTATTATGTTCGGGTCAAAGGGGGTCTTATTGACATTAGGCTTCTGTAAAGATGCCTACACAACAGTGTGTCTGGGCACAATTCATGCTGGGGGTTGAGACACAAGCCCACACTCAATATGGTTGGAATGACTGGACCTGTTATATAACAGAGTGCTGTGTTGCGTTAGAGAGCACAATAGGAAGACATAGCCGTGCCATTATATTGCCAATGACCGCTGCATGAACTAGATGACTGTGTTGTGAAGAAGAAAGGCAAAAGAAAACCCTCTCCATAGGTTAGACCCACACAGGGTCAGTGTCAGCTTCTGTAGTTTCCATTTCAAAAAGTACAGTCAGTCACACTGAAAGACATTCTAGCCAATCCAACTGTGTAACTGCAACATAACAGTGCCCATATTCTGTGTACACATTCCTCTCAGGACTTGGCATGAGGCTGTTGATAGACTGTTGGTAGAAAGCCATGCTAGAAAGTCACGCTAGAAAACCATGGTAGAAAGCCATGCTAAAAAGCCATGCTAGAAAGTCACGCTAGAAAACCATGTTAGAAAGCCATGCTAGAAAGCCATGCTAGAAAGGATCTGACACAAGTGGCAATATTGTCAACTAAGATGACCTGGTACATGAactatttatttgttttttttcttccattaTTTA
It includes:
- the LOC115131708 gene encoding exostosin-1c isoform X2 — its product is MQARKKYVLLGLCACCWLLLFYWGGGVQVRLLKLLGQQRGDVVRPWPDWTDRVLLPGYAQLEELQTGPGSAESPRQRHQAWTGIYKDSRCRMETCFDFTRCRRRGRDGFRVYVYPSEKGERGSESYRKILTSIGESRYYTTDPREACLFVLGIDTLDRDQLSGQFVPNLDDRIKGYPLWNEGRNHLIFNLYSGTWPNYTEDLGFNIGQAILAKASLNTEHFRPGFDVSIPLFSKDHPQKGGERGWLVRNTVPPRRKYLLMFKGKRYLTGIGSDTRNALHHIHNGKDIVSLTTCRHGKDWEKHKDARCDHDNLEYERFDYQELLHNSTFCLVPRGRRLGSFRFLESLQAACIPVLLSNGWELPFSDVIQWNQAVIEGDERLLLQVPSTVHAVGNERVLALRQRTQMLWDAYFSSVDKIVLTTLEIIKDRVFSHVSRNKYMWNALPGGLLVLPEYSTHLAHFPFYYLSLGVSPGQEFTAIIHAVSPLVSQSQPIMKLLQVVSKSKYCSQIIILWNSEKPLPPRSKWPPMPVPLTVTDGRRKTSSRFLPNVAIETEAVLSLDEDTVLLTSEVNFAFLVWMSFPERIVGYPPRSHFWDPVKNAWGYTSKWTNEYSIVLTGAAFYHRYYHYLFSHYLPPSLRALVDRTSNCEDILMNFLVSAVTHLPPIKVAQRKQYKELPSPQGTKMSALWANPEHFAQRQECVNSFASWFGYMPLVHSQFRLDPLLFKDQVSVLRKKYKDLERA
- the LOC115131708 gene encoding exostosin-1c isoform X1 translates to MQARKKYVLLGLCACCWLLLFYWGGGVQVRLLKLLGQQRGDVVRPWPDWTDRVLLPGYAQLEELQTGPGSAESPRQRHQAWTGIYKDSRCRMETCFDFTRCRRRGRDGFRVYVYPSEKGERGSESYRKILTSIGESRYYTTDPREACLFVLGIDTLDRDQLSGQFVPNLDDRIKGYPLWNEGRNHLIFNLYSGTWPNYTEDLGFNIGQAILAKASLNTEHFRPGFDVSIPLFSKDHPQKGGERGWLVRNTVPPRRKYLLMFKGKRYLTGIGSDTRNALHHIHNGKDIVSLTTCRHGKDWEKHKDARCDHDNLEYERFDYQELLHNSTFCLVPRGRRLGSFRFLESLQAACIPVLLSNGWELPFSDVIQWNQAVIEGDERLLLQVPSTVHAVGNERVLALRQRTQMLWDAYFSSVDKIVLTTLEIIKDRVFSHVSRNKYMWNALPGGLLVLPEYSTHLAHFPFYYLSLGVSPGQEFTAIIHAVSPLVSQSQPIMKLLQVVSKSKYCSQIIILWNSEKPLPPRSKWPPMPVPLTVTDGRRKTSSRFLPNVAIETEAVLSLDEDTVLLTSEVNFAFLVWMSFPERIVGYPPRSHFWDPVKNAWGYTSKWTNEYSIVLTGAAFYHRYYHYLFSHYLPPSLRALVDRTSNCEDILMNFLVSAVTHLPPIKVAQRKQYKELPSPQVRPHPSTVNLTNELPSPQGTKMSALWANPEHFAQRQECVNSFASWFGYMPLVHSQFRLDPLLFKDQVSVLRKKYKDLERA